One Glycine soja cultivar W05 chromosome 2, ASM419377v2, whole genome shotgun sequence genomic region harbors:
- the LOC114403801 gene encoding SNF1-related protein kinase regulatory subunit beta-2-like → MGSNSRGKDGEGTSGVKKDEYEQDIKFLPPEALYGNTNGFTDPLVQLTPPGPGPYEPPPPLLIQPQVPVAAMQRPAAIAQPLPQNGYVESVIHERLKNVRITWNHAATNVAIAGSWDNWETTEPLLRVDQNFVIVKTLPIGIYHYRFIVDGYLTHAPEFPSASDDSGYGYNILDLQDYIPEIVASLSDFEDPPSPPSSYDNTNLNEEEFSKPPPELPQQLPVAIRNEASSASGSHHVPRPTHLELNHLYIHKTDRDQFVALRSTYKFQHKYITAELYKTLRRER, encoded by the exons ATGGGAAGTAACAGCAGAGGAAAGGATGGTGAAGGCACTTCAGGAGTTAAAAAGGATGAGTACGAACAAGACATCAAATTTCTGCCACCTGAAGCGCTTTATGGCAATACCAATGGATTCACAGATCCTTTGGTTCAGTTAACTCCACCTGGACCTGGACCATATGAGCCACCACCTCCCTTGCTCATACAACCCCAG GTCCCTGTGGCTGCCATGCAAAGACCAGCAGCGATAGCGCAACCCCTGCCACAAAATGGATATGTAGAATCTGTTATTCATGAAAGGTTGAAAAATGTGAGGATCACATGGAATCATGCAGCCACGAATGTTGCTATTGCAGGATCATGGGACAACTGGGAGACCAC GGAGCCCTTGCTGAGAGTAGATCAAAATTTTGTCATTGTTAAAACACTCCCTATAGGTATCTATCATTACCGTTTCATTGTAGATGGCTACTTGACACATGCTCCAGAGTTCCCATCGGCTTCTGATGATTCAGGTTATGGCTACAATATATTGGATTTGCAG GATTATATCCCAGAAATAGTTGCAAGCTTATCCGATTTTGAAGATCCTCCATCACCGCCATCAAGTTATGATAACACAAACTTAAATGAAGAGGAGTTCAGCAAACCCCCACCAGAATTACCACAACAACTACCAGTGGCAATAAGAAATGAGGCTTCATCCGCAAGTGGTAGTCATCATGTCCCTAGGCCCACGCATTTGGAACTGAATCATCTATACATCCACAAAACTGATAGGGATCAATTTGTGGCACTACGATCAACTTATAAGTTTCAACACAAATATATTACTGCGGAACTGTACAAGACCCTGCGCAGGGAAAGATGA
- the LOC114403812 gene encoding uncharacterized protein LOC114403812 has translation MTLHLQHPNINMAAKLTLSSPLSFKTSFLPKSPSFSPGLCSPRTNVTGVKVHAKLGGGDEQAKNGGKKKFITREEEPQQYWQTAGEREGENPMKTPLPYIIIFGMSTPFVILAIAFANGWIKVPVR, from the exons ATGACATTGCATTTGCAGCACCCAAACATCAACATGGCTGCCAAACTCACTCTATCTTCTCCCCTTTCCTTCAAAACTTCATTTCTTCCAAAATCACCATCATTTTCTCCAGGTTTATGCTCCCCCAGAACTAATGTTACTGGTGTCAAAGTCCATGCTAAATTAG GTGGTGGAGATGAACAAGCCAAGAACGGAGGCAAGAAGAAATTCATAACAAGAGAGGAAGAACCACAACA GTATTGGCAGACAGCaggagaaagagaaggagaGAATCCCATGAAGACTCCTCTTCCTTACATAATCATATTTGGTATGTCAACTCCTTTTGTAATCTTGGCCATTGCTTTTGCAAATGGTTGGATTAAGGTGCCTGTTCGATGA